ccccccccctcccccttctaAATAGGAGATGTTCTCAGGACAGCGCCCAGGAGACTGGCTGGAATCAGTTTTGGAGGGTGATGCACCGCGACAGCTAAAAGTTGGATAGGGTTTCAGCAGCTCCTATATAAAGCAGGGGGGGACTTATGTCACTGCACTAATTAAATTCCATCTGGGTTGTTCCTCAGGGTGTTTTTGAGCCTGGCACCCAACTCAAGCAGGCAGAGAGGCCGAGGGACAGCATGATGATGGACCTTTTTGAAACTGGCTCCTATTTCTTCTACTTGGATGGGGAGAATggagccctgcagcagctggagatggcCGAGGGATCCCCGCTGTACCCAGGCAGCGATGGTACCTTGTCCCCCTGTCAGGACCAAATGCCGCCAGAGGCCGGCAGTGACAGCAGCGGAGAGGAGCATGTGCTGGCACCCCCGGGACTACAACCCCCTCATTGCCCCGGCCAGTGTTTGATCTGGGCTTGTAAAACTTGCAAGAGAAAGTCAGCCCCCACGGACAGACGGAAAGCAGCCACCCTGCGGGAGAGGAGGAGACTGAAGAAGATCAACGAAGCCTTCGAGGCTCTGAAAAGGCGGACTGTGGCAAACCCCAATCAGAGGCTACCCAAGGTGGAAATCCTGAGGAGCGCCATCAGCTACATCGAGAGGCTGCAGGACCTCTTGCACAGGCTGGATCAGCAGGAGAAAATGCAGGAGATCGGGGGGGACCCCTTCAGCTTCAGCCCCAAGCAGGGAAATGTAAGCACTGCCGCTTGATTCCTCCCGCCGCCCTGGCATCCAGCTGCGAAACCGCCGCTCCCGcaccctcccctcctcctcgGCAGGGCCTCTGCGGCGGCCCGGGCGGCCGGGCAGGTTCGCGGGAGCGGAAAGGGCTCCTCGAGGAACCTGCGAGCTCCTCGGATCTCCGGCGGGCAGCCAGCCCGTCCCGGGGAGCCGCGGTCCACCTTACTAATACCCGTCCTCTCCCCGTGtctccccccgccgcccccgtgtgtgtgtgtgccgCAGATCCCCAGTTCAGACTTCCTGAGCACCTGCAGCTCCGACTGGCAAAGCGTTTCTGACCATTCCCGAGCCCTAGGAGTCAGCCCCAAGGAAGGTAACTCGCACCGCGGCCGCCGTCCTCCGTGTGCGCCGCGGAGCGGTCGCCGCTGCCGCTGCCGGGCCCTGCTGACTCGCCGCCCCGCTGCTGCGCGCCCATCCCTTGCCCTAACGGTCGCAGTCCCTAACGGTCGCGACCGCCAACGGTCTCTCACCCTCCGGCACCGGGGCTCTCCGCCTGCCGGGAGCCCTGCGCCGCAGGCCCGGCGAGGAGGAACGGTTTGCTTTTTAATCCCTTTTCTCTCGTTGCGCAGGAGGCTCCATCGTCGAGTCGTCGGCCTCCAGCAGCCTTCGCTGTCTCTCTTCCATTGTGGACAGTATTTCTTCCGACGAGCCCAAACTACCCAGCGTGGAGGAAGTGGTGGAGAAATAAATCCGGTTGCTCTGGTAGTATAGTTAAAGGAGATGGAgcccccacccccttccctcTAAACTAAGTAATGAAGCAAATTAACACAGTGGAAAGCCCAGGCAGGGGCCTTGTTAAGGTCGAGTCAAGGTACACCTACCCCAAAGAAAATGGCTCTCACTGACTCGAGCCAAACAGactttccccctttttctttcctttttttttttcccctgagttttgttttctttaaattgtgtTGCATAGACcacccctccttttttttttttttttttaatttaaaatacttaccTATGTACTGGTGATCCGCTTTGTCTGAGACTCACCGGAAAGTTCATTCCTGTCTGAGTGAAGCCGTTGGTTGCATTTCGTCTTAGTCGTATTTAAAGAGTTCCCACCTCGTTTCGTTCctgtaaataattttagtaCTATCTTTACTTTTGTAAACataacaaatatatatttaaatggtGGAATGTGATATTGTATATAAGAACAGACGGATTTCTTGGATTGTAAAATAAAGCTCTTTGTGTTACAGTGTTTCCCCCCCACCACCTCCTAATTCAATAATAACCCGATCCCAGAGTTAAAACCCGCCACTGACTTCAGCGAGACCAAGACCTGAAGAGTCAAACGTGTAGCCGAGACACGACCCGTGTGACTGGGGGGCAGCTCTCAGGACAGATTTTTCCTTCGTTTTCTCCTCTAAGGAGCGTCTCTCCTTATTTAGGACCGCATGTTCATGACTCCCCCAAAATGTCCGACAGTGCCGCTTGCATAGCTCGCCAGGCAGGGACGCTGCTTCGGCCTTGTCCTGCACATGGTGGGCGAGCTTAGGGGAATAGCAAAGAGCTCCCCTGCGGTCCGGGAGAAAAGAAGCTGAGCGCGTCTCACCTTTTCTTCTCGGCACCGGAGGACTTGAACCCAAGCCTTGTTTGCGGCAAAATTGATGGGCCTGCTACCCTGACGAGGCAGCACAAGGCTGGGACAGGAGCCCGCTCCCTTGGGGGCTGTGGGCTGTGATTTCTTCCCAGGAAAGGTAACTCCCCTTGGACTTCCTTGAGCCCGAGGGAGAAGAGAATGGGGTCCCTCAGGGAGGAAAGAGTTAAGCGGCCGAAAAGGggttgggggaggaggggggtaACAACATATGAAGCCTTTCACTCAGTGATGTAAAAAAACACAGCCTCTCTGAGGATGGTGGAGCGGAGCTGTTCACATCAGAGCATTACGGTTTGTAACAGATTGTTCATACCCCGGGAAAGGGCGACCACCGGGAAACAGAACACACTgccctacacacacacacggggcTCGCCAGAGAGCTGACAAAAGCAAAGGGACGCTACTTCAACTCTGCCCGCGGGCGCTCTCCTCGTCAGCTTTAAcccttgatttattttttgtttttgttttttgaagggTCACAGCCACGTTTCTGGAAGGTCTCGCCCTTCGCGGCCGGCACTAGCACGGGTACGTCCGTCTGAAGGGGAAGCTCCTGAGAGAGGCGGCCCTGAGAGCTGGCTCTCCCATCGCTgtgccctccttcctccctttttgtGCCACCGCGGCCAAACTGGTTTTTAAAAAGGTTAAGTACTCGCTCTGATTGCTCTCTGCTGAGATACTGTGTTGTAAAGAGTAATTGCGGCGGCACAGGGCGGTGGCAACGTGGTGATAGGACAGTTTCCCCCATTCTTCTCGTTTCAAATACCCCCCTTTGCCTTGGGGAACTCTCGGGCGCTTCAGAAAGCGGCGCTTCGGGGAACGCGGATTCTTGCGTGTAACTGCATTTTAGCGAAAAAGCGAAGATGCTATAGTTTGCTTCTGTAGCGAAGGGACTTGCTCAGCAGCAGAGTGTGTCAGATCGGGTTAGCAGTCGTCTCTTTCCTTAATAACTTGTTCCGATCCCCGCCGGGTCAGGCAGAAGGGCTACAGGCAGCTCATTCACTACGCCTGATGCAGCACCGGCCGAACGAAGCCCCGCAGGACCCGCTTCccgcagcagggcaggagcggTTGTTGGGCACCCCGAAACCACCGTGTCACGCCAGCACCCCGCCATCCTGCTGTCAGGTTTGCCCTCAGCCCCGCATTAACCTCAACGAACTCGCCCGTCCGCCTGGCAGGACCCCTACGGCAGGGTCTCCTCCAGCAGCGGGGTAACTTGAGCGATTG
This sequence is a window from Balearica regulorum gibbericeps isolate bBalReg1 chromosome 1, bBalReg1.pri, whole genome shotgun sequence. Protein-coding genes within it:
- the MYF6 gene encoding myogenic factor 6 produces the protein MMMDLFETGSYFFYLDGENGALQQLEMAEGSPLYPGSDGTLSPCQDQMPPEAGSDSSGEEHVLAPPGLQPPHCPGQCLIWACKTCKRKSAPTDRRKAATLRERRRLKKINEAFEALKRRTVANPNQRLPKVEILRSAISYIERLQDLLHRLDQQEKMQEIGGDPFSFSPKQGNIPSSDFLSTCSSDWQSVSDHSRALGVSPKEGGSIVESSASSSLRCLSSIVDSISSDEPKLPSVEEVVEK